The following DNA comes from Kitasatospora sp. NBC_01287.
TAGGCGTACGGGCGTTGGCCGTTCGGTCGGCCGGGCGGCTGCTCGTCGCCGTCGCCCGAGTTCGGCGACCGGCGCCGGTGTTCGCTCATAGTCCAGTAACTCCTAGGCCAGGCACGGACGCCTGTAGACAGGATCCACTTCCGATGCCCGCAACCGCCCTAGGCCTGGGTCAGGCCGCTACCCCGGTGGTGGTCCTCGTGCACACGCGACAGCGTACGCATCCTTGATGAGTCATCAATCGGGCATATCGTCACAACTACCGCGAAAGAGCGGCAGATCATTACGTGCCCGTTGCCAAGAAACCCCGAGTTGGCCTTGACGGGCACGGCCTCGGCGGCTCGCTCCGCGATCCGCGCAGGTCGCACGGCCGGGCGGCACGGCCCCGCCGACGGACATCCCGGACTCTTGTGATCACATTCACCCGCGCCCCCCTTGCCCCAATCGTGACCTCGGCCTATCGTTCTCGATATATCGAGTCGATACATCGCGGCGGCATAGCCGACGGCGGAGTACCGACCAGGAGCACGTCGAAGGGAGGCCGGACAGCGTGAGCAGGCGCTCAGGAGTGCTGGAGTTCGCCGTTCTCGGCCTGCTGCACGACGCTCCGATGCACGGCTACGAGCTGCGCAAACGCCTCAACGTGCTGCTCGGTTCGTTCCGCGCCTTCTCCTATGGCACGCTCTACCCCTGCCTGAAGAGCCTGGTCGCCCAGGGCTTCCTGGTCGAGGACAACCCGGACACCGCGTACGTCCCGGCCACCGCGCTCAACGGCAAGCGGTCGAAGATCGTCTACCGGCTCTCGCCGGAGGGCAAGGAGCGCTTCGAGGAGCTGCTGGCCGACTCCGGTCCGGATGCCTGGGAGGACGAGCACTTCGGCGTGCACTTCGCCTTCTTCGGCCAGACCGACCGGGCGGTGCGGATGCGCGTCCTGGAGGGGCGGCGCAGCCGGCTGGAGGAGCGGCTGGAGCGGATGCGGAGCTCGATCGCCCGCACCCGTGAGCGGTTCGACGACTACACGCTCGAACTGCAGCGGCACGGCTTGGAGTCGGTGGAGCGCGAGGTCCGCTGGCTGAACGAGCTGATCGAGACCGAGCGGGCCAACCGGACCGGGCGCACCGCCGCCCCGCCGGGCCGGGCCGCGACACCACAGTCTTCGGACGGCCGTGGCGACGGGAGCGGATCCCTGGATCCGCTCCGGCCACCGCACGACCGCCCGGGGCGCTCCGACTAGGAGTGCCGCCGCCGCATCTGCCCCGTGCCATGCGGCGGAAATGGGCGCAGTGCGCCCGTCAATGAGTCAGATGAGAAGCAGGACGAGGGCCGCCGTTCTCCGGCGGACCTCACGAGATCACAGGGAGCAACCGGAATGGGTTCGGTTCGCGTAGCCATCGTCGGCGTGGGTAACTGCGCCGCCTCGCTGGTGCAGGGTGTCGAGTACTACAAGGACGCCGACCCGGCCGGCAAGGTCCCCGGGCTGATGCACGTGCAGTTCGGCGACTACCACGTCAGCGATGTGGAGTTCGTCGCCGCGTTCGACGTCGACGCCAAGAAGGTCGGCTTCGACCTGGCCGACGCCATCGGCAACAGCGAGAACAACACCATCAAGATCTGCGAGGTGCCGCCGACCGGCATCACCGTGCAGCGCGGCCACACGCTGGACGGCCTCGGCAAGTACTACCGGGAGACCATCGAGGAGTCCGACGAGGCTCCGGTCGACGTGGTGCAGATCCTCAAGGACCGCCAGGTCGACGTCCTGGTCTGCTACCTGCCGGTGGGCTCCGAGAACGCCGCGAAGTTCTACGCCCAGTGCGCCATCGACGCCAAGGTCGCCTTCGTGAACGCCCTGCCGGTGTTCATCGCGGGGACCAAGGAGTGGGCCGACAAGTTCACCGAGGCCGGCGTGCCGATCGTCGGTGACGACATCAAGTCGCAGGTCGGCGCGACCATCACGCACCGCGTGATGGCCAAGCTCTTCGAGGACCGCGGTGTCATCCTCGAGCGCACCATGCAGCTGAACGTCGGCGGCAACATGGACTTCAAGAACATGCTCGAGCGCGAGCGCCTGGAGTCCAAGAAGATCTCGAAGACGCAGGCCGTCACCTCGCAGATCAAGGACCGCGACCTGGGCGCCAAGAACGTCCACATCGGCCCGTCCGACTACGTCGCGTGGCTGGACGACCGCAAGTGGGCCTACGTCCGCCTCGAAGGCCGCGCCTTCGGTGACGTTCCGCTGAACCTGGAGTACAAGCTCGAGGTCTGGGACTCCCCGAACTCGGCCGGTGTCATCATCGACGCGGTGCGCGCGGCGAAGATCGCCCTGGACCGCGGCATCGGTGGCCCGATCCTGTCGGCCTCCTCGTACTTCATGAAGTCGCCGCCGGTGCAGTACTTCGATGACGAGGCGCGGGACAACGTGGAGAAGTTCATCCGCGGTGAGGTCGAGCGCTGAGCGCAGCGAGGTTCGCGACTTTCAGCACAGAGCGCTGAGCGCAGCGAGGTTCGCGACTTTCAGCACAGAGCGCTGAGCGCAGCGAGGTTCGCGACTTTCAGCACAGAGCGCTGAGCGCAGCGAGGTTCGCGACTTTCAGCACAGAGCGCTGAGCGCAGCGAGGTTCGCGACTTTCAGCACAGAGCGCTGAGCGCAGCACTCCGATCGATCAGCTGCTCCGCAGCGGGTCGCGACTTTCAGCACAGAGCGCTGAGCTCTGAACGCTGAGCTGATCGTTCGTCATGGCGAGGGCCGATGTTTCACGTGAAACATCGGCCCTCGCCATGACACCCTGACCTGGTGGCGATCACCAGAAGGCCGGCCCCGGCGGCCGGCAGTACCCAGTCCGTCGGCCGCGCCACGCTCCGCGGGCTGCTGCGCACCCGTGACTTCCGGCGCCTGCTGGCCGCCAGGCTGCTCTCCCAGCTCTCCGACGGGGTCTTCCAGGTCTCGCTGGCCTCCTACGTGATCTTCTCCCCCGAGCGCCAGGCCTCCCCCGCCGACATCGCCTCGATGCTGGCGGTGCTGCTGCTGCCGTTCTCGGTGATCGGCCCCTTCGCCGGCGTGCTGCTCGACCGCTGGCGCCGCCGCCAGGTGCTCTACCTCGGCAACCTGGCCCGTTTCGGGCTGGGCCTGGTGACCGCCGCACTGCTGCTCGGCCAGGTGCCCGAGTGGCTCTTCTTCGCCTGCGCGCTGCTCGTCACCGCGCTCAACCGGTTCATCCTGGCCGGCCTGTCCGCCGCGCTGCCCCGGGTGGTCGCGCCCGACCAACTGGTGACGGCCAACGCGCTCTCCCCCACCGCGGGCACCGTGGCGGCCGCCTGCGGTGGCGGCATCGGGTTCCTCTTCCACCAGGTCATGGCACCGGGGCCGCGAGCGGACGCCGCGCTGGTCACCGTCGCCGCCGCGCTCTACCTGGCGGCCGCGCTCGCCGCCCACCGGATGGACCCGGAGCTGCTGGGGCCCGAGCACCACCAGGACCGCCCGGACCTGCGGGCGGCGCTCGGCCAGGCCGGGCACGCGCTGGCCGAGGGGATCCGCCACCTGGTCAAGGAGAGCCGACCCGCCGTGCACGCGCTGGCCGCGGTGACCGCAGCGCGGTTCTGCTACGGCGTCCTGATCGTCACGGTGCTGATGCTCTCCCGCTACACCTTCAACGACCCCGCCGACAGCCAGGCCGGGCTGGCCACCCTGGGGACCGCACTCGGCTTCTCGGCGGTCGGCTTCTTCCTGGCCGCGGTGGTCAGCCCGTGGTTCACCAGGCGGCTCGGGCTCACCGGCTGGATGGTCGCCTGCCTCGGCTCGGCCGCCGTCTTCGTCCCCGGGCTCGGCCTCTTCTTCGCCACCGGGCCGGTGATGGCCGCCGCCCTGCTGCTGGGGGTGGTGACCCAGGGCACCAAGATCTGTGCCGACACGATCGTGCAGAACGCCGTCGAGGACGACTACCGGGGCCGGGTCTTCGCCCTCTACGACGTGCTCTTCAATGTCGCCTTCGTGGCGGCGGCAGGGGTCACCGCGCTGGTGCTGCCGCTGGACGGGCGCTCGGCGGGCGTGGTGCTCGGGGTCGCCGCGCTGTACGCGCTCAGCGCCGTGCTCTACGCCCGCCGACCGGGCTGACCGGGCCCTGGTGACCGCGGCGGGGCGAATCGCTAGGGTACGTCCGCAGCACCACGCCACAGCTCCGCCGCACCTTCACTCTTTCCGCCGCCCTTTGGCCGTCGTGCCGTCCTCGGAGAGCCGTTGTGAGCAATCCGCACCAGCCGCCGAATCCGTACACTCCGCCGACGACTACGCCGCCGGCCGAGCCGTCCGACCAGCCGCCCCCGTCCTCGCTGCTGCCGCCGCCGGTCTTCCCCACCCAGGCCGAAGCGCCGACACAGCAGGCGCCGGCTGTACGGACCCCGGTCGCACCGCTCCAGCCGGCGGTCCCACCGCAGGCCCCGGCCGCGGCGGTGCCGCCGCCCCCGCTCCAGCCGCCGAGCGCCATGCCCGCGGCCGCGCCCGCGCCCCAGATGCCTTCCCCACCGCAGGCGCCCCAGGCATTCCTGCCGCCGCAGGCGCCGCCGCCGCAGGCCGTGTCGGGCCCGTACCCGCCCGACCCCTTCGCCGCGCCCAATCCGTACGCACCGCCCGCGCAGCCCGGATTCGGCTACGCCTACGGGTACGGCTTCCCCGGGCCGGTGGCCTGCCGGGTCTGCGGCGGCATGCCCGCCGCGGACGTCACGGTGCACGGGCACCAGGGCCTGGTCGTGCTGATGCGCTTCCTCCGCCAGCCAGGCCCCTACTGCCAGGTCTGCGGCACGGCGACGGTCCGTCAGCTGTCGCAGTACACGCTGCTGCGCGGCTGGTGGGCCTACCTCTCACCGCTCTTCACGCTGATCGCACTGCTGCGCAACCGGTCCGCCTATCAGAAGATCCGTCAGCTGCCGCCACCCGCGCCGGGCACGCACGGACCCCAGCTGGACCCGGGCGCCCCGCTCACCAAGCGCGGCGCGATCTGGATGCTGCTGGTGCCGATCGCCTCGGTGGCGGCCTCGATCACGATCCTGGCGCTGCTCCTGGCCGGCGGCAGCGGCACCGACACCGCGGTCGGCACCTCGGTGCTCAACGCCAACGGCGGCGACTGCCTGCGGGACGGCGGCGGCACCGCGGACCAGAACCAGACCAACCCCGACCTGGCCGTGGTCCCGTGCACCGACGCGAAGGCCCAGTACCGGGTGCTCGGCCGGGTCGCCACCATGATGGACCCCGCCTCGGCCTGCTCCCCCTACTCGGACGCCACCACCTGGTACGCCCACCCGGACGGCGCCAGCAGCTTCGTCCTCTGCCTGGCTCCCAACACACCGGGCAGCCCGCCGACCAGCTCCCCGGACGACACCTCGGGTGGCACGTCCGGTGACACCTCGGGCGACACCTCCGGTGACACCGGGGACGCCCCCACCGGCGCCAGCGTCTGACCGGCGCGCGTTCAGCGGTCGGGCGCCGGCGGCGCGCCCGACCGCTGGGCATCCGGCCGCTGGGCGTCCGCCGTCAGGCGCCCTGCGCCGCCCACCACTGCCGCAGCGCCGCCACGGCCGCCTCGTGCTCCATCGGCCCGTGCTCCAGGCGCAGTTCCAGCATGTGCTGGTAGGCCTTGCCCACCAGCGGACCCGGCTTCAGTTCGAGCAGCTCCATGATCTGGTTACCGTCCAGCCCAGGGCGGATGGCGTCCAGCTCCTCGCGCTCCTTCAGCTGGGCGATCCGCTCCTCCAGGCCGTCGTAGGTGCGCGAGAGGGTGGCCGCCTTCTTCCTGTTGCGGGTGGTGCAGTCGGAGCGGGTCAGCTTGTGCAGCCGCTCCAGCAGCGGGCCGGCGTCGGTGACGTAGCGGCGCACGGCGGAGTCGGTCCACTCGCCGCCGCCGTACCCGTGGAAGCGCAGGTGCAGCTCGACCAGGCGCGATACGTCGTCGATCAGCTCCTTGGAGTACTTCAGCTCACGCATCCGCTTGCGGGTCAGCTTCGCGCCGACCATCTCGTGGTGGTGGAAGGAGACCCGGCCGTCCGACTCGAAGCGGCGGGTGCGCGGCTTGCCGATGTCGTGCAGCAGCGCGGCCAGCCGCAGGGTCAGGTCGGGGCCGTCCTGCTCCAGCGCGATGGCCTGCTCCAGCACGGTGAGCGAGTGCTCGTAGACGTCCTTGTGCCGGTGGTGCTCGTCCTCCTGCAGCTGGAGGTCCGGCAGTTCGGGCAGCACGTGGGCGGCCAGGCCGGTCTCCACCAGCAGCCGCAGGCCCTGCACCGGGTGCCGGGCGAGCAGCAGCTTGTTCAGCTCCGCCTGGACCCGTTCGGCGGAGACGATGGTGATCCGCTCGGCCATCGCGGTCATCGCCGCGACCACCTCGGGCGCGGGCGTGAAGTCGAGCTGGGCGGCGAAGCGGGCGGCCCGCATCATCCGCAGCGGGTCGTCGGAGAAGGACTCCTCGGGCGTCGCGGGCGTGCGCAGCACCCGGGCCTCCAGATCGTCCAGCCCGTGGTGCGGGTCGACGAAGCCGCGCCCGGGCAGGTCCACGGCCATCGCGTTCACCGTGAAGTCGCGCCGCACCAGGTCCTGCTCGATGGTGTCGCCGTAGGTCACCTCCGGCTTGCGGGAGGTGCGGTCGTAGGCCTCACTGCGGTAGGTGGTGATCTCGATCAGGAAGCTGCCGTCCGGCGTGTCCTTGCGGGCCCCGACCGTGCCGAAGGCGATCCCGACGTCCCAGACCGCGTCGGCCCAGCCGCGGACCAACTTGAGCACCTGCTGGGGCCTGGCATCGGTGGTGAAGTCCAGGTCGTTGCCGAGCCGGCCGAGCAACGCGTCCCGCACCGAGCCGCCGACCAGGGCCAGCCGGAAGCCGGCCTCGTGGAACCGCCGGGCGATCTCGTCCGCGACCGGGGAGACCCGCAGCAGCTCCTGCAGGCCCAGCGTCTGGGCCTCGCTCAGGCCTGGCAGCGCGGTGGTCGGGGCGGCGGAAGCGGGGCGGGCGGCGGTGGAATCATCAGCGTTGGACACGGCACACAAGGGTACGTGCCGGGCGGCCCCGCAGCTCACGGCTTTTCGCGGCGGCACCGCGCGCCCCGTCGCGGACCTCCACTCCCCGGCCCGCAACACTGCGGACGGCGCGGCGTCGTTACCATGCGGGTGGGACCGATGGTCCGCAGCGGGCGCGAGCCCGACGCCGCGTGTCGTCGCGGCGGCGCGGACCGGGGCGATGACGACCGCGGATCAGGACGGCGAGGACGAAGCGCGTGGGCGAGCCAGCACGGCACACCAAGGGTCCCAGCGACCAGCGCACCACCGCCCGACGGCTGACCCGGGCGCTGCGCTCCACCGCCCTGCTGACCGGCGCGCTGGCGCTGCTCGGCACCGCGATCGGGCCCGCGGCGGCCGCCGGGGGCACGCCGCCCTCGTTCGCCACCGCCTCGCCCGACTCCCCGGCCGTGGTCACCATCTCCGCCGTGCAGCAGCCCGGCGCGGCCCCCGGCGACCCGCTGACCGTCACCGGCACCGTCACCAACACCGGCAACAGCACCCTCAAGAGCCCGCAGCTGGGCCTGGCGCTGGGCCAGGGCGCACAGCCGCTGCGGCTGCGCGGCACGATCGCCGGCGTGGTCGACCGCGGCGACCCGGGCAGCAGCGACGGAACGGTGCTGAAGGCACCGGTGACCACGCTGGGCGACCTGCCCCCCGGGGCCAGCGCCGCGTTCGCCCTGCCGCAGGTGGCGCAGAGCGATCTGAAGCTGCCGAAGGAAGGCGTCTACGAACTGGCGGTGGAGGTCGAGGCCGGCAACGGCGACGATTCGAGCGCGCACCCGGTGGGCATCGGCCGCACCCTGCTGCCGTACTACCCGGGCGGCAGCACCGACGACAAGCCGACCCAGGTCGCCACCCTGTGGCCGCTCACCCACGCCCCCGAGCTGGTCGCCCAGACCATGCAGGACAGCGATCAGACCCCGATCCCGGTGCTGCGCGACGACAGCCTGGCCACCGAACTGCAGCCCGACGGACGGCTCGACAAGCTGGTCACCCTCGGCTCGGCCATCCCCTCGCTGACCTGGGTGATCGATCCGGACCTGCTGGACGCGGTGTACGCGATGACCAAGCCGTACCGGGTGCAGCTGCCCGGGCAGGGCACGAAGACCGCCGCCAAGGACACCACCAGCGCCGGCACCGGCCAGGCGGCGGCCACCAAGTGGCTGGAGAAGCTGCGCCAGGCCGTCACCAAGAACGGCGACGAGGTGGTCGCGCTGCCCTACGGCGACCCGGACCTGGCCTCGATCGCGCACAACGGCGGCAACCTGGCCGGGCTGAGCACCGCGATCGGCAAGGCCCAGCAGGCCGGCCAGCTGACCGTCGAGGGCAGGCTCTCGGTGGACCCGCAGGACGACGTCGCCTGGCCCTACCAGGGCTACCTGGACCCGCAGACCGCCCAGGTCGCCCAGCAGCTCGGCGGCTCGCGGGTGATCGTGAACAGCGCGAGCGTGACCGACCCGCACAACCTGAACTACAGCGCCAACGCGGCCCGGCCACTGCCCAACGGGCAGACCGCGGTGGTCGCCGACAGCACCATCGCCGACGTGCTGCAGTCCTACAACCCGAGCACTCCCGGGGCGGACTCGGCAGCCGAGCAGCGGCTGCTCGCCGAGACCCTGGCGGTCACCCTGCAGCAGCCGTACACCCCGCGGACCCTGGTGGTGATGCCGCCGCGCAACCTGTCCGCCGCCGCCGCGCAGGTGCTCCAGCAGTCGCTGCTGACCGCCAGGACCGGCCAGTGGATCAACCCGGTGAGCCTCGACACGGTGACCAGCACCCCGGCGGACCCGAACACCGACGGCACCGCCATCGCCCCCGCCGACAGCTATCCGAGCGCGGCGCGCCGGGGCGAGCTGCCGACCGCCGCTCTCGCCCAGGTCGACCGGACCCAGCAGGACATGGACCAGCTGCTGCCGATCCTCACCATCCCGACCCGGGTCAGCGGGCCGTTCGGCGCCGCGATGCTCCGCTCCGTCTCCACCGCCTGGCGCGGCGCCGAGCCGACCGGGGGCACCTACCGCAACGACGTCGAGGGGTACCTGTCGGATCTGCAGAAGGCCGTCGGCATCCCGAACAAGACGAAGATCACGCTTGCGGGTGATTCCGGCGTGATCCAGGTCAGCGTGCACAACGACCTCCAGCAGGCGGTCACCAACCTGCAGTTGCGGCTCACCTCCAGCCAGCCCCACCGGGTGAACGTCAGCAAGCCGCAGGACATCGTGCTGAACGCGGCCCAGAGCGCCTCGTCCAAGTTCTTCGCCCAGGCCCAGGGCAACGGCCCGGTGCAGATGACCGCCCAGCTCTATTCGACCGGTCCCAACCCGCAGCCGTACGGGCCCGAGGTGAAGTTCACCGTCGAGGTCAGCCAGGTGCCCAGCGGGGTCTGGTGGGTGGTCGGGGCCGGCGCCGCGCTGGTGCTGCTGGCCGGGCTGCGGTTCTACCTGCAGCGCCGCAAGCGCCGCGGCGAACAGGACGAGGACCCGGACGCCCCGCTGACCGACCCCGACGCGCCGGACGGCGGCGCGAACGACGGCTCGGAGGACGGCTCGGACGGTCTCCCGGGCAGCAGCGTGGACGGCATCGCGGGCGGCCTGCCGGGCGGAGGTCCCGGCACGACGGTGAATCCGTACGAAACGGACAGCTGGACCACCGCCCCGGACACCACGGCGCACCCCTAGCGCACGGCGTCGAAAGCCGGAATCGGGTCGTCTGTGATGAGACAGTAGGTCTCGGTGAGACGGCCGGATCCGACCAGCGATGAGGTGGCATGACCGAGCGGAGCAAGGCGGTCCCCCCTGCCGGACAGCAGGGGAAGGACGCGCGAAGCGGCGACCAGCGCCCGTCGGCGACAGCCCCCGGCCCGGCGGCCGACGAATCCGACTGGTACCTCACCGAGACCTTCGCCCGCGACCCGTTCGCCGCCGATCCGTACCCCGCCGAGGCCGGGCCCGGGCCGTACGACCAGGAGACCGACGCGGCGCCGGGCGACCCGGTCCCCACCCCGGCGGCGCCTGCCGGGCCGGCCGAGCAGCGCGGGCGTACCGCGCCGGGCGCCGCGGAGGAGCGCGGCACCGCGCAGGAGCAGCCGCTGTCGCCGGTGCGGGCCGACCGTGCGGAGCCGCTGGACGAACCGATGGTCCCCGCCTCCCGCTGGGTGCGCCCCGCCGCGGGCGCCGCCGCGCTCGGGCTGGCCGAGGCGGAGCCCGAGCAGTCCCTGGACGCGCCCCGGGCCAGTTCGGGAGGCGAGTACCTGGGGGTGGAGGCCCTGTTCTCCGGCTCGGTCGGCCGCGGCGCCGTCGCCGAGGCGGCGGAGCGGCCGTTCGTCCCGGTGATCGAGTTCGACCCGCCGCTGAGCGCCGAGGAGATCGGCCAGCCGGCCGGCCCGGGTGCCGCCGCGCCGGCCGCGAGCGCCTCGGCGGACGCCTCGGCACCGACCGAACCGGCGACGGGCGAACCGGCGACGGGCGAACCGGCGACGGGCGGAGGGGCGACCGGCAAGGTCGGTGCGGCGGCTCCCGCGAAGCCCCCCGAGAAGGCCATCGACCCGGCCACCGCGCCCGGCACCCCGGCCACTCCCAGCCGACCCGCAGACCCGGCCGCACCGGCCGCACGCGTCAAGAGCGCCAAGAACGCCAGGAACGCCAGGAAGACGAAGGACTCCAGCAGCACCGGCCTCCCCGAGGCCGCCGAGGCCACGGGCTCCACCGACGCCTCCGAAGCCGTCACCGCCAACGCCGACCTCGACGCTGAAGCCGCCGAAGCCGCCGCACTGGCCGAGGCCATCGCAGCGCTCGAAGCCGCCGAGGCCACCGAGGGCGCAGCAGGCGCAGCAGGCGCAGCAGGCATCGAGGCCGGCGCGCCCACCGACCCGACGGGCACCCGCCGCAAGGTCGCCGGCCTGCTCGACTCCAGCGCGATCATGGCGGCCGGCACCCTGGTCTCCCGGGGCACCGGCTTCCTGCGGACCATGGTGGTCGCCGCCGCGATCGGCGTCGGCACCATGGGCGACTCCTACTCCGCCGCGAACACCCTGCCCACCCTGCTCTACATCCTGATCGGTGGCGGCGCCCTGAACGCCGTCTTCGTGCCGCAGCTGGTCCGCAGCATGAAGCAGGACCAGGACGGCGGCACCGCCTATGCCAACCGGCTGCTCACCCTGGTGATGACCGGCCTGGCCGGTGTGGTCTTCGTCGCCGTACTGGCCGCCCCGCTGCTGGTCCAGCTGATCTCGCACTCGCTGATGAGCACCCCGGCCAGTGCCGACACCACGGTGGCGCTGGCCCGCTACTGCCTGCCGACCATCTTCTTCATGGGCGTGCACGTGGTGATGGGTCAGATCCTCAACGCCCGCGGCCGGTTCGGCGCCATGATGTGGACCCCGGTCCTCAACAACGTCGTGGTGATCTTCACCTTCGCGATGTACCTGTGGGTCTTCGGCGCCTTCCAGGACAGCCGGGTCACCCCGGAGACGGTCAGCCCCGAGGGCCTGCGCCTGCTCGGCATCGGCACCCTGCTGGGCCTCGCCGTCCAGGCGCTGGCGATGATCCCCTACCTGCGCGCCGCCGACTTCCACTTCCGACCGCGGTTCGACTGGCGCGGGCACGGCCTGGGCAAGGCCGCCCGGCTGGCCAAGTGGACCTTCCTCTTCGTGCTGGCCAACCAGGCCGGCTACCTGGTGGTCACCCAGCTCGCCACCGCCGCCGGCAGCAAGGCCGCCACCGCCGGCTACCTCGGGGTCGGCCTGGCCGCCTACTCCAACGCGCTGCTGATCTGGCAGCTGCCGATGGCGGTGATCACCGTCTCGGTGATGAGCGCGGTGCTGCCGCGCCTCTCCCGCGCGGCCGCCGACGGCGACGCCGCCGCGGTCCGCGACGACCTCTCCTACGGGCTGCGCACCTCCGCGGTGGCGATCGTGCCGGCCGCCTTCCTCTTCCTCGCGCTCGGTCCGCAGATCGGCGGCGCCATCTACGGCCTGGGCAACGGCGGCAGCGCCGCGCACGGCACCACCGCGGTCGGCTTCATGCTCTCCGCGTTCG
Coding sequences within:
- a CDS encoding PadR family transcriptional regulator — protein: MSRRSGVLEFAVLGLLHDAPMHGYELRKRLNVLLGSFRAFSYGTLYPCLKSLVAQGFLVEDNPDTAYVPATALNGKRSKIVYRLSPEGKERFEELLADSGPDAWEDEHFGVHFAFFGQTDRAVRMRVLEGRRSRLEERLERMRSSIARTRERFDDYTLELQRHGLESVEREVRWLNELIETERANRTGRTAAPPGRAATPQSSDGRGDGSGSLDPLRPPHDRPGRSD
- a CDS encoding inositol-3-phosphate synthase encodes the protein MGSVRVAIVGVGNCAASLVQGVEYYKDADPAGKVPGLMHVQFGDYHVSDVEFVAAFDVDAKKVGFDLADAIGNSENNTIKICEVPPTGITVQRGHTLDGLGKYYRETIEESDEAPVDVVQILKDRQVDVLVCYLPVGSENAAKFYAQCAIDAKVAFVNALPVFIAGTKEWADKFTEAGVPIVGDDIKSQVGATITHRVMAKLFEDRGVILERTMQLNVGGNMDFKNMLERERLESKKISKTQAVTSQIKDRDLGAKNVHIGPSDYVAWLDDRKWAYVRLEGRAFGDVPLNLEYKLEVWDSPNSAGVIIDAVRAAKIALDRGIGGPILSASSYFMKSPPVQYFDDEARDNVEKFIRGEVER
- a CDS encoding MFS transporter translates to MTRRPAPAAGSTQSVGRATLRGLLRTRDFRRLLAARLLSQLSDGVFQVSLASYVIFSPERQASPADIASMLAVLLLPFSVIGPFAGVLLDRWRRRQVLYLGNLARFGLGLVTAALLLGQVPEWLFFACALLVTALNRFILAGLSAALPRVVAPDQLVTANALSPTAGTVAAACGGGIGFLFHQVMAPGPRADAALVTVAAALYLAAALAAHRMDPELLGPEHHQDRPDLRAALGQAGHALAEGIRHLVKESRPAVHALAAVTAARFCYGVLIVTVLMLSRYTFNDPADSQAGLATLGTALGFSAVGFFLAAVVSPWFTRRLGLTGWMVACLGSAAVFVPGLGLFFATGPVMAAALLLGVVTQGTKICADTIVQNAVEDDYRGRVFALYDVLFNVAFVAAAGVTALVLPLDGRSAGVVLGVAALYALSAVLYARRPG
- a CDS encoding CCA tRNA nucleotidyltransferase, giving the protein MSEAQTLGLQELLRVSPVADEIARRFHEAGFRLALVGGSVRDALLGRLGNDLDFTTDARPQQVLKLVRGWADAVWDVGIAFGTVGARKDTPDGSFLIEITTYRSEAYDRTSRKPEVTYGDTIEQDLVRRDFTVNAMAVDLPGRGFVDPHHGLDDLEARVLRTPATPEESFSDDPLRMMRAARFAAQLDFTPAPEVVAAMTAMAERITIVSAERVQAELNKLLLARHPVQGLRLLVETGLAAHVLPELPDLQLQEDEHHRHKDVYEHSLTVLEQAIALEQDGPDLTLRLAALLHDIGKPRTRRFESDGRVSFHHHEMVGAKLTRKRMRELKYSKELIDDVSRLVELHLRFHGYGGGEWTDSAVRRYVTDAGPLLERLHKLTRSDCTTRNRKKAATLSRTYDGLEERIAQLKEREELDAIRPGLDGNQIMELLELKPGPLVGKAYQHMLELRLEHGPMEHEAAVAALRQWWAAQGA
- a CDS encoding DUF6049 family protein → MGEPARHTKGPSDQRTTARRLTRALRSTALLTGALALLGTAIGPAAAAGGTPPSFATASPDSPAVVTISAVQQPGAAPGDPLTVTGTVTNTGNSTLKSPQLGLALGQGAQPLRLRGTIAGVVDRGDPGSSDGTVLKAPVTTLGDLPPGASAAFALPQVAQSDLKLPKEGVYELAVEVEAGNGDDSSAHPVGIGRTLLPYYPGGSTDDKPTQVATLWPLTHAPELVAQTMQDSDQTPIPVLRDDSLATELQPDGRLDKLVTLGSAIPSLTWVIDPDLLDAVYAMTKPYRVQLPGQGTKTAAKDTTSAGTGQAAATKWLEKLRQAVTKNGDEVVALPYGDPDLASIAHNGGNLAGLSTAIGKAQQAGQLTVEGRLSVDPQDDVAWPYQGYLDPQTAQVAQQLGGSRVIVNSASVTDPHNLNYSANAARPLPNGQTAVVADSTIADVLQSYNPSTPGADSAAEQRLLAETLAVTLQQPYTPRTLVVMPPRNLSAAAAQVLQQSLLTARTGQWINPVSLDTVTSTPADPNTDGTAIAPADSYPSAARRGELPTAALAQVDRTQQDMDQLLPILTIPTRVSGPFGAAMLRSVSTAWRGAEPTGGTYRNDVEGYLSDLQKAVGIPNKTKITLAGDSGVIQVSVHNDLQQAVTNLQLRLTSSQPHRVNVSKPQDIVLNAAQSASSKFFAQAQGNGPVQMTAQLYSTGPNPQPYGPEVKFTVEVSQVPSGVWWVVGAGAALVLLAGLRFYLQRRKRRGEQDEDPDAPLTDPDAPDGGANDGSEDGSDGLPGSSVDGIAGGLPGGGPGTTVNPYETDSWTTAPDTTAHP
- the murJ gene encoding murein biosynthesis integral membrane protein MurJ; this encodes MTERSKAVPPAGQQGKDARSGDQRPSATAPGPAADESDWYLTETFARDPFAADPYPAEAGPGPYDQETDAAPGDPVPTPAAPAGPAEQRGRTAPGAAEERGTAQEQPLSPVRADRAEPLDEPMVPASRWVRPAAGAAALGLAEAEPEQSLDAPRASSGGEYLGVEALFSGSVGRGAVAEAAERPFVPVIEFDPPLSAEEIGQPAGPGAAAPAASASADASAPTEPATGEPATGEPATGGGATGKVGAAAPAKPPEKAIDPATAPGTPATPSRPADPAAPAARVKSAKNARNARKTKDSSSTGLPEAAEATGSTDASEAVTANADLDAEAAEAAALAEAIAALEAAEATEGAAGAAGAAGIEAGAPTDPTGTRRKVAGLLDSSAIMAAGTLVSRGTGFLRTMVVAAAIGVGTMGDSYSAANTLPTLLYILIGGGALNAVFVPQLVRSMKQDQDGGTAYANRLLTLVMTGLAGVVFVAVLAAPLLVQLISHSLMSTPASADTTVALARYCLPTIFFMGVHVVMGQILNARGRFGAMMWTPVLNNVVVIFTFAMYLWVFGAFQDSRVTPETVSPEGLRLLGIGTLLGLAVQALAMIPYLRAADFHFRPRFDWRGHGLGKAARLAKWTFLFVLANQAGYLVVTQLATAAGSKAATAGYLGVGLAAYSNALLIWQLPMAVITVSVMSAVLPRLSRAAADGDAAAVRDDLSYGLRTSAVAIVPAAFLFLALGPQIGGAIYGLGNGGSAAHGTTAVGFMLSAFALGLIPYSVQYVLLRGFYAYEDTRTPFSNTIWVAVAQAAGALLCFLLLPAQWAVTGMALGYGASYVVGVAVAVPKLKRRIGDLDTGRIAKTYARLAIACVPAALVGFLLALLLGELLDGWFGSVLAVLVAGAGQVAVFLTLARRMRIEELNAVIGMVRTRLGR